From a region of the Kwoniella mangroviensis CBS 8507 chromosome 1 map unlocalized Ctg01, whole genome shotgun sequence genome:
- a CDS encoding 3-deoxy-7-phosphoheptulonate synthase produces the protein MYTPPKISVRDAMDMLDDRRVKCTRPLIPPQILLEELPLSLKGAQTVLDGRRQVEAVVKGDDDRLLVVVGPCSVHDPAQAIEYAKKLAEYAQEAKDDLMIVMRVYFEKPRTTVGWKGLINDPDMNGTYQINRGLKLARKLLLDITELGLPTAGEFLDVISPQYLADLSSWGAIGARTTESQVHRELASALSMSVGFKNGTDGSIDIAVDAIKAAGSGHTFLSVTKQGLSAIVETEGNNSTHVILRGSSKGPNYAAEHVQSAGEKLKKAGLPAKIMIDCSHGNSSKQHIKQIEVGHDISSQMSSGSTSQMIMGVMIESNINEGKQSVPPEGPSGLKYGVSVTDACISLEQTIPLLDELRKGVQVRRENVRNKHLNGE, from the exons ATGTACACTCCTCCCAAGATATCAGTCAGAGAC GCAATGGACATGTTAGACGATAGAAGAGTGAAATGCACCAGACCTTTGATACC ACCTCAAATCTTGCTTGAAGA actccctctttctctcaaaGGTGCTCAGACGGTATTAGATGGACGAAGACAGGTAGAAGCAGTTGtaaaaggagatgatgatagactTTTGGTCGTTGTTGG ACCATGTTCGGTACATGATCCTGCTCAAGCCATAGAATACGCTAAGAAATTAGCTGAATACGCTCaagaagctaaagatgatttgatgattgtcATGAGAGTTTACTTTGAGAA ACCTAGAACAACAGTAGGATGGAAAGGGTTGATCAACG ACCCCGATATGAACGGTACTTACCAGATCAACCGAGGTCTCAAACTTGCCCGAAAACTCTTATTGGATATCACAGAATTAGGTTTACCCACGGCTGGAGAATTCCTAG ATGTCATCTCACCTCAATACCTTGCTGATCTCAGTTCATGGGGTGCTATCGGAGCGAGAACAACTGAATCTCAAGTCCATCGAGAGTTAGCGAGTGCTCTGTCAATGAGTGTAGGATTCAAGAATGGTACT GACGGTTCCATCGACATCGCCGTAGATGCCATCAAAGCCGCCGGATCAGGTCACACCTTCTTATCAGTTACCAAACAAGGTCTTTCAGCTATCGTTGAGACTGAGGGCAACAATTCCACTCACGTTATATTGAGAGGATCGTCAAAAGGACCTAATTACGCTGCTGAACATGTTCAGTCGGCTGGtgagaaattgaaaaaggCCGGATTACCTGCTAAGATCATG ATCGATTGTTCTCATGGTAATTCGTCGAAACAACACATTAAACAAATTGAAGTAGGACATGACATT TCATCACAAATGTCATCGGGCTCGACCTCACAGATGATCATGGGCGTAATGATCGAATCGAACATCAACGAAGGTAAACAGAGTGTACCTCCCGAAGGACCATCAGGTTTGAAATACGGTGTATCGGTTACCGACGCATGTATCTCTTTGGAACAGACTATACCATTAttggatgagttgaggaAAGGTGTACAGGTCAGAAGAGAGAATGTGAGGAATAAACATTTGAATGGGGAATAA
- a CDS encoding orotate phosphoribosyltransferase encodes MSAARELNQEKIAFIEAAIEHGVLLFGEFTLKSGRKSPYFFNAGLLYTGSLLSSTSKAYAKILTSSRIPEFDVLFGPAYKGIALAAITAVDLSRAGREVGFAYNRKEKKDHGEGGVLVGSPLKGRIVIIDDVLTRGTAIREAIEIIKSQPEATLVGVVQLVDRQERGTGDKSTVQEVEEEFGVPIEPILNLQDIIAYLEKKGGYTKELEDIKEYRKNYGIEI; translated from the exons ATGTCCGCCGCAAGGGAACTCAACCAAGAGAAAATAGCATTCATCGAAGCTGCTATTGAACATGGGGTATTGTTATTTGGAGAGTTCACCTTGAAGTcgggaag AAAATCACCATACTTCTTTAACGCCGGTCTCCTCTACACTGGAtccctcctctcttccacatccaaaGCGTACGCCAAGATCCTCACTTCATCCCGTATACCCGAATTCGACGTGTTGTTCGGTCCGGCATACAAGGGTATTGCGTTGGCTGCTATCACAGCGGTAGACCTGAGTAGAGCAGGAAGGGAAGTAGGATTCGCATATAAtaggaaggagaagaaggat CACGGCGAAGGAGGTGTTCTCGTCGGGTCGCCACTCAAAGGTCgaatcgtcatcatcgacgaTGTCCTCACTAGAGGTACGGCCATCAGAGAAGccatcgaaatcatcaaatctcAACCTGAAGCCACCCTCGTCGGAGTTGTGCAACTTGTTGATCGACAAGAGAGAGGTACAGGAGACAAGTCGACGGTccaagaggttgaagaggaatttggtgTTCCGATTGAACCTATTTTGAATTTACAGGATATCATTGCTTACCTTGAGAAGAAAGGGGGATATACTAAGGAGttggaggatatcaaagagTATAGAAAGAATTATGGGATTGAGATCTAA
- a CDS encoding 40S ribosomal protein eS8, with translation MGITRDSRHKRSASGARRAHYRKKRKFELGRQPAMTKLDSSKRIHEVRTRGGNTKYRALRLDSGNFAWGSEHVTRKTRLLTVRYNATNNELLRTQTLVKSAVVDVDATPFRQWYEAHYAQPVSRASKNAAATEEKAEVKQSNHVKRVLEERKKDAKIDPLLEQQFRAGRLLAIITSRPGQSGRADGYILEGKELEFYNRKLQLRKVKHAA, from the exons ATGGGTATTACTCGTGATTCGCGCCACAAGCGCTCTGCTTCCGGTGCTCGAAGAGCCCACTA ccgaaagaagagaaagtttGAGTTGGGTAGACAACCTGCCATGACCAAGCTCGACTCTTCAAAGAGGATCCACGAGGTTCGAACTCGAGGTGGTAACACCAAGTACAGAGCTCTCCGATTGGACTCTGGAAACTTTGCTTGGGGTTCCGAACATGTTACTAGAAAGACTAGATTGTTGACTGTT CGATACAACGCCACCAACAACGAGTTGCTCCGAACCCAAACCCTCGTAAAATCTGCTGTTGTCGACGTTGATGCCACTCCTTTCAGACAATGGTACGAAGCTCAC TACGCTCAACCCGTCTCCCGAGCTAGCAAGAACGCTGCTGCCACTGAAGAGAAGGCTGAGGTGAAACAATCCAACCACGTCAAGAGAGTCCTCGAAGAACGAAAGAAGGATGCCAAGATTGATCCCCTCCTCGAACAACAATTCAGAGCCGGTCGATTACTCGCTATCATCACTTCCAGACCTGGTCAATCAGGTAGAGCTGATGGTTACATCCTTGAGGGTAAGGAgttggag TTCTACAACAGAAAACTCCAACTCCGAAAGGTCAAGCACGCTGCTTAA